In Psychrobacter ciconiae, the following are encoded in one genomic region:
- the lnt gene encoding apolipoprotein N-acyltransferase, translating to MRLTTADLQKRLKANQAQSLPLLGAMLIAWVAGAMFLLALAPYKIWPLAIVSPAILYALLKPAMSGKRAFFIGEAYGMGLWCVGAFWLYTSIHDYGDTPAWLALIMIALMGIIMGLFHGVLALIFNNVVGRQPLSFAALWVAQEWLKTWLFTGFPWLFVGYAFTEQYWLSSLAPVFGVFAISFIAVLFAASLVEAARRRLGFLLASMVFVGAGVVIWLVNPQWTKPKNTPNLTVSLIQGNIPQDLKWLTEYQIETLKIYATLTRTEWGRDIILWPESSIPMFQDEAIGFINEVVKVAKETGTTWITGIPYKDTAAFDPKTDKYPPFYNSVIALGADAEGLYKKQRLVPFGEYIPFEGALDILPDLAGSQDIMSYSRGADNQNPLHVRGHNLGAAVCYEVAYPDTTRKNAIGTDFLLTISNDAWFGTSAGPLQHLQMVQMRALENGRWFMRATNTGVTAIIDDKGRIVKRAPQFERTVLRGEIEARTGQTPFTRFGNYPILGFIALLLVLSYLGRRVSQASQEY from the coding sequence ATGCGGCTGACCACGGCGGATTTGCAAAAGCGGCTTAAGGCAAATCAAGCGCAATCTTTGCCACTTTTGGGCGCGATGCTCATTGCTTGGGTTGCAGGGGCGATGTTTTTATTGGCGCTCGCGCCTTATAAGATTTGGCCGCTTGCGATTGTGTCGCCAGCGATTTTATACGCGTTATTAAAACCTGCCATGAGCGGCAAGCGCGCGTTTTTTATTGGCGAAGCTTACGGCATGGGGCTTTGGTGTGTGGGCGCGTTTTGGCTTTATACCTCGATTCACGATTATGGCGATACCCCCGCTTGGCTTGCGCTGATTATGATTGCTCTAATGGGAATCATCATGGGGCTGTTTCATGGGGTTTTGGCGCTGATTTTTAATAATGTCGTTGGTCGTCAGCCGCTATCTTTTGCTGCGCTTTGGGTCGCTCAAGAGTGGCTTAAAACGTGGTTATTTACCGGATTTCCATGGCTGTTTGTTGGTTATGCGTTCACCGAGCAATATTGGTTATCAAGCCTTGCGCCAGTTTTTGGGGTATTTGCCATCAGCTTTATTGCGGTGCTCTTTGCGGCAAGTTTGGTAGAAGCTGCGCGCCGCCGATTGGGATTTTTACTTGCCTCCATGGTGTTTGTTGGGGCGGGCGTTGTGATTTGGCTGGTGAATCCGCAATGGACAAAACCAAAAAACACGCCCAATTTAACCGTATCATTGATTCAAGGCAATATCCCGCAAGATTTAAAATGGCTGACCGAATATCAAATTGAAACGCTGAAAATCTACGCCACCTTAACTCGAACAGAATGGGGTCGCGATATTATCCTTTGGCCCGAGTCGTCGATTCCGATGTTTCAAGATGAAGCAATTGGCTTTATTAATGAGGTCGTCAAGGTTGCCAAAGAAACCGGAACGACTTGGATTACAGGGATTCCTTATAAAGATACCGCCGCCTTTGACCCCAAAACGGATAAATACCCACCGTTTTATAACAGCGTGATTGCGCTTGGGGCGGACGCTGAAGGGCTTTATAAAAAGCAGCGTTTGGTGCCGTTTGGTGAGTATATTCCGTTTGAAGGTGCACTGGATATTTTGCCAGATTTGGCGGGAAGTCAAGACATTATGAGCTATAGCCGCGGCGCGGACAATCAAAATCCGCTTCATGTTCGCGGTCACAATCTTGGGGCGGCAGTTTGCTACGAGGTGGCTTATCCTGATACCACGCGCAAAAACGCCATTGGCACCGACTTTTTATTGACCATTTCAAACGATGCTTGGTTTGGCACGTCCGCAGGACCCTTACAGCATCTGCAAATGGTTCAAATGCGCGCTCTTGAAAACGGTCGCTGGTTTATGCGAGCGACCAATACTGGCGTGACCGCCATCATTGATGATAAAGGTCGCATCGTAAAACGCGCGCCGCAATTTGAGCGCACCGTACTTCGCGGCGAGATTGAAGCGCGAACGGGGCAGACGCCATTTACCCGATTTGGCAATTATCCGATTTTGGGCTTTATTGCCCTGCTGCTCGTGCTCAGCTATTTAGGGCGGCGCGTCAGTCAAGCGTCGCAAGAATACTGA
- a CDS encoding HlyC/CorC family transporter: protein MSDEAPSPSSWSMRGLKRWLTTAPETRDELIRLVHDSRQFLEPDTVDMLEGVLDLPATQVREIMTPRPQVIGLHESASLPEVMDIILEAAHSRYPVFDSQDDDAVIGILLAKDLIPILVMMVRNQEDKIDSKRLRDLVRQPLYISESARSDTLLRSLQSTQVHMAVVVDDFGNFAGVVTMEDLLEEIVGDIVDEHDDFDEDSDINNIIPHPEKLDTWCVQAATVIEDCNDELGSHFDDAEVDTMGGLVMQALGYVSDLEGESVTIDDWKITITDVEGRFIRLLELTKVPETEVITNPLP from the coding sequence ATGTCCGATGAGGCTCCAAGTCCGAGTAGTTGGTCGATGCGCGGCTTAAAACGCTGGCTGACGACCGCCCCTGAAACCCGAGATGAACTGATTCGGCTCGTTCACGACTCGCGGCAGTTTTTAGAGCCCGATACGGTGGATATGTTAGAAGGCGTTTTGGATTTGCCAGCCACCCAAGTCCGCGAAATTATGACCCCAAGACCGCAGGTGATCGGGCTTCACGAAAGCGCAAGCTTGCCTGAGGTCATGGACATCATCCTTGAGGCGGCGCACTCGCGCTATCCGGTGTTCGATAGCCAAGATGATGACGCGGTGATTGGGATTCTGCTTGCCAAAGACTTAATCCCGATTTTGGTGATGATGGTTCGCAATCAAGAGGACAAAATCGACAGCAAACGCCTTCGCGATTTGGTGCGGCAGCCGCTTTATATCAGCGAGTCGGCGCGCTCTGATACACTTTTGCGCTCTTTACAAAGCACCCAAGTCCATATGGCAGTCGTGGTTGATGATTTTGGTAACTTTGCCGGCGTGGTCACCATGGAAGATTTGCTTGAGGAAATCGTCGGTGACATTGTCGATGAGCATGATGACTTTGATGAAGACAGCGACATTAATAACATCATCCCGCACCCTGAAAAGCTCGACACGTGGTGCGTTCAAGCAGCAACGGTGATTGAAGACTGTAACGATGAGCTAGGCAGTCATTTTGATGATGCTGAAGTGGACACCATGGGCGGTCTGGTCATGCAAGCTTTGGGCTATGTCAGCGATTTAGAAGGCGAGAGCGTCACCATTGATGACTGGAAAATTACCATTACTGACGTTGAAGGGCGCTTTATCCGGCTGCTTGAATTGACCAAAGTTCCTGAAACTGAGGTTATCACCAATCCTTTGCCTTAA
- a CDS encoding lipoprotein N-acyltransferase Lnb domain-containing protein: protein MSFKSAIKRLITSPAPPRADFKQLPWRSKLIWLLMVLAIAFSAIWLLLALWYQFGVFVMAGELTLFATVLASLSAALITALTLFIMAAIVKPTALNTKFKAKFSVKKLIASYAVLWLIGLGWFVSIEPLQNRDWKPEVAKILSYSRDANNPNLVTLYNVRNFDWINADDASERWESRTIDLDKLTGIDVINSYWMGPLIAHTLVSFHIEGERPISMSFEIRKENGESFSALGGFFKRYELSLIASEERDIIYTRTNARGEQVYLFPISHLNQNQVKALFEAYLTASDELNANPDWYNTLTSNCTNIIFYMARIISGDRLPWDYRIWVSGWLPNYLYKLGLLDSQPNTDLDAKNAQNQSWSMDEWYERAHINPKVRDFSRDLNNKNIHGNEFSQKIREGLPQPKLIDSKTAKTN from the coding sequence ATGAGCTTTAAATCCGCGATTAAACGCCTGATAACCTCGCCTGCGCCGCCTCGCGCTGATTTCAAGCAACTACCTTGGCGCTCAAAGCTGATTTGGCTGTTGATGGTGCTTGCGATTGCCTTTTCTGCCATTTGGCTGCTGTTAGCCCTTTGGTATCAGTTTGGGGTGTTCGTTATGGCAGGCGAGCTGACGCTGTTTGCCACGGTCTTGGCAAGTTTAAGCGCTGCTTTAATTACTGCCCTTACCCTATTCATCATGGCGGCAATCGTAAAGCCAACGGCGCTTAATACCAAATTTAAAGCCAAGTTTAGTGTTAAAAAATTAATCGCCAGTTACGCGGTGCTTTGGCTTATTGGTTTGGGCTGGTTTGTCAGTATCGAGCCTTTGCAAAACCGCGATTGGAAGCCGGAAGTTGCCAAAATTTTAAGCTATTCGCGCGACGCCAATAATCCAAACTTGGTCACGCTTTACAACGTTCGTAATTTTGATTGGATAAACGCTGATGATGCCAGCGAGCGCTGGGAGTCGCGGACGATTGATTTGGACAAATTGACCGGCATTGACGTGATTAATTCCTACTGGATGGGACCATTAATTGCGCATACCTTGGTCAGCTTTCATATCGAAGGCGAGCGCCCAATCTCAATGTCCTTTGAAATTCGAAAAGAAAATGGCGAGTCGTTTTCGGCGCTTGGTGGTTTTTTTAAGCGTTATGAGCTCAGCCTCATTGCATCTGAGGAGCGCGACATCATTTATACGCGAACCAACGCTCGCGGCGAGCAGGTTTATTTATTTCCCATCAGCCATTTAAACCAAAACCAAGTCAAGGCGCTATTTGAGGCGTATTTGACCGCAAGCGACGAGCTGAACGCCAACCCTGATTGGTACAATACCTTGACGAGCAATTGCACCAATATCATTTTTTATATGGCGCGGATTATCAGCGGTGACCGTTTGCCTTGGGATTACCGGATTTGGGTGTCGGGCTGGCTGCCCAATTATTTGTACAAATTAGGGCTTCTTGATTCGCAGCCAAATACCGATCTTGATGCTAAAAATGCTCAAAATCAATCGTGGTCAATGGATGAGTGGTACGAGCGCGCGCATATTAACCCAAAAGTTCGGGATTTTAGCCGCGATTTAAACAATAAAAACATTCATGGCAATGAGTTTTCGCAAAAAATCCGCGAAGGGTTGCCACAGCCGAAATTAATAGACTCAAAAACTGCCAAAACTAACTAA
- a CDS encoding YcgN family cysteine cluster protein: MKLNLFQTFQAGFSQQSPTDTQKAAKSLKSSPIVNDDSQLRPNFWQEFSLFELTNSEWEALCDGCGCCCLIKYMDDDDETVEYTDVACKLMDCTTGHCQNYEHRQNYVPDCIQLTQDNISEMTWLPSHCAYKRVFEGKSLPNWHLLITKDAAKTEKLMRAANIGVAGRCVSEAGMSDEEMELRVVTWVDA; this comes from the coding sequence ATGAAACTAAATTTGTTCCAAACCTTTCAAGCCGGCTTTTCACAACAAAGCCCGACCGATACTCAAAAAGCCGCTAAGTCCTTAAAATCTTCGCCGATTGTCAATGATGATAGCCAACTGCGACCCAATTTTTGGCAAGAGTTTTCACTATTTGAGCTGACCAATAGTGAGTGGGAGGCGCTTTGTGACGGCTGCGGCTGCTGCTGCTTGATTAAGTATATGGACGATGACGACGAGACGGTTGAATATACCGATGTCGCTTGCAAGCTCATGGATTGTACGACGGGGCACTGCCAAAACTATGAGCATAGGCAAAATTACGTTCCGGACTGCATCCAACTCACCCAAGACAATATAAGCGAAATGACTTGGTTACCTAGCCACTGCGCTTACAAACGCGTTTTTGAGGGTAAATCGCTTCCCAATTGGCACCTGCTTATCACTAAAGACGCTGCAAAAACCGAAAAGCTCATGCGAGCGGCAAATATCGGCGTTGCGGGTCGCTGCGTGAGTGAGGCGGGCATGAGCGATGAAGAAATGGAGTTGCGCGTAGTGACTTGGGTGGATGCTTGA
- a CDS encoding dienelactone hydrolase family protein — protein MTIKTFELISTTENGVELISYVALPESASAENPVAGILVAPEWWGIVEHPKNVTERLAKAGFAAVAMDVYGEGKLTADASMANFWMEQVLEDKDLLTDRCRLILKDFCDQMSVDENNIGAIGYCFGGKVVLDMAREGMPLKAVATFHGNPTPKKPADSSFQAKVLVAHGRDDSMVSMDAIEDLKKELDAADVDYTIDVYDNAKHGFTNPDADKRAAENEVDLGYNEAAANQSWENMIDFMKANLK, from the coding sequence ATGACGATTAAAACCTTTGAGTTGATTAGCACCACTGAAAACGGCGTTGAATTGATAAGTTATGTGGCGCTTCCGGAGTCGGCAAGCGCAGAAAACCCTGTTGCCGGAATCTTGGTAGCACCTGAATGGTGGGGCATCGTTGAGCATCCCAAAAACGTCACCGAGCGCTTAGCAAAAGCAGGGTTTGCAGCGGTTGCCATGGACGTTTACGGCGAAGGCAAACTGACTGCCGATGCCTCAATGGCAAACTTTTGGATGGAGCAAGTGCTTGAGGACAAGGACCTCTTGACTGACCGCTGTCGCTTGATTTTAAAGGATTTTTGTGACCAAATGAGCGTTGATGAAAATAATATCGGCGCGATTGGCTACTGCTTTGGCGGCAAAGTCGTTCTGGATATGGCGCGCGAGGGCATGCCGCTCAAAGCCGTTGCCACCTTCCACGGCAACCCAACGCCAAAAAAACCTGCCGACAGCAGCTTTCAAGCCAAAGTCTTAGTCGCTCACGGTCGCGACGACTCAATGGTATCCATGGACGCCATTGAAGATTTGAAAAAAGAGCTGGACGCGGCAGACGTCGATTACACCATCGATGTTTATGACAATGCCAAGCACGGCTTTACCAACCCTGACGCGGACAAACGCGCAGCTGAAAATGAGGTTGATTTAGGCTACAACGAGGCGGCAGCAAATCAAAGCTGGGAGAACATGATTGACTTTATGAAAGCCAATTTAAAATAA
- a CDS encoding DUF2339 domain-containing protein → MLYLFAGSFGVITFVTLLVVMVVLYQHLNNKIQRLVKKVDDLQHQIDDYQRSSSSSSTSQPSTTAAQTEQPPKPTDAPLPETATTPPPLPSGYFDQERPLPLQHATAKATNLPPKPITKTANADDPINPDERSFEVVTSFASSIKQWFFGGNLVVRVGVLVLLVGVVLLLKLLSDYIELSITTKLIAIGAAGLALAALGLKLAKKRFAYGISLQGAGIATAYLSTFFAYRYYDVLAGLPSFILLGILSALTVALALRQNAFPLALLALGGGFLAPILTSDNSQNLTALFGYYLLLNTAIAIIAHFRPWKVLNLLGVTLTFGLAYYLGAETPLSVLQSQRSALVLLTVLHVLLYLFVVIRFAQQLTQYNVAEFSKHKLSKQSFLNQPLLNKSQENDNLEHQAQTSAKTSPRYLFPIDVGLLFSVPILAFGILSALLHDLNHALTIASGLFALVYLGLGLFFVKKSGRFEPISEGMLALGGGFLALMIPIAFDAKWVAFGWSVQGLALVWFGRQSLRAWAVLFGLALQGLSMLWLWENSTVSPPLLSLSVSALSFLATAFILRSANSPVPLFNSLNLEHNRESQNPLDPDFYRSNVWLSGINSQSFAVNLLWKSPRFISFLTLVATAWLIYVLAVDIDDWSAALELSGSMTAALALLISLAGFWVINRYQGWREVSRLTHGLLLLFYLALIVQLPQHYEFHHFWQGAAWLIWGVLILGWALLAQAWLKFWFESNELRRYDGASWLGTGILVAASLAHYQLAPSDGVMAMLVTTLLLTFGLWQSSNQIGKASHVFQKPIWFDWSSAWLGCAKVFAPVILIWIIVTSWSYDGVIWGLPYIPLLNFYDITTILALILGVLTWRASQPTGDAPDLPQPLLIALALTSFWALSSILVRSLHAFIGTPLWDGGAWESSQVQTGLTILWTLIALVATITASRYLARSLWFLGIGLLAAVVIKLVLIDLSQIEAIWRVMSFLGAGSLILLIGYLAPIPPARHHNTD, encoded by the coding sequence ATGTTGTATTTGTTTGCAGGATCATTTGGGGTAATCACCTTTGTGACCTTGCTTGTGGTCATGGTGGTGCTGTATCAGCACTTAAATAACAAAATCCAAAGGCTTGTCAAAAAAGTCGATGACCTGCAACATCAAATCGACGATTATCAGCGTTCTTCGTCGTCATCCTCAACGTCCCAACCGTCAACAACTGCCGCACAAACTGAGCAACCACCAAAACCAACTGACGCGCCTTTACCAGAAACGGCAACCACGCCGCCGCCCTTACCTAGCGGCTATTTTGACCAAGAGCGCCCCTTACCTCTACAACATGCAACCGCGAAAGCAACAAACCTTCCGCCAAAACCCATCACCAAAACCGCTAACGCTGACGACCCCATCAACCCCGATGAGCGCTCATTTGAAGTGGTCACCTCGTTTGCCAGCTCCATCAAGCAGTGGTTCTTTGGCGGAAATTTGGTGGTTCGCGTGGGCGTTTTGGTGTTGCTCGTCGGCGTGGTGCTGCTTTTAAAACTGCTGAGCGACTATATTGAGCTGTCCATCACCACCAAGCTTATTGCCATTGGCGCCGCAGGATTGGCGTTAGCAGCACTGGGCTTAAAGCTTGCCAAAAAGCGCTTTGCTTACGGGATATCGCTGCAAGGTGCAGGGATTGCCACGGCGTACTTAAGCACCTTTTTTGCCTATCGCTATTATGACGTGCTTGCCGGTTTGCCAAGCTTTATTTTGCTTGGGATATTATCCGCGCTGACCGTTGCGCTGGCGCTTCGGCAAAATGCCTTTCCGCTTGCTCTACTTGCGCTTGGTGGCGGCTTTTTAGCGCCGATTTTGACCAGTGACAATTCGCAAAATCTAACCGCGCTGTTTGGTTATTACTTGCTGCTCAATACCGCCATTGCCATCATCGCCCATTTTCGACCTTGGAAAGTGCTTAACCTGCTTGGGGTGACGCTCACTTTTGGCTTGGCGTATTATTTGGGTGCAGAAACGCCACTTTCCGTGTTGCAATCTCAGCGTAGCGCGTTGGTGCTGTTAACCGTGCTTCACGTATTGCTTTATTTATTTGTCGTCATTCGTTTTGCGCAACAATTAACTCAATATAATGTGGCAGAATTTTCAAAACATAAGCTTTCAAAGCAAAGCTTTTTAAATCAGCCCCTTTTAAATAAAAGCCAAGAAAACGACAATTTAGAACACCAAGCCCAAACTTCCGCCAAAACTTCACCAAGATATCTGTTTCCCATTGACGTGGGACTGCTGTTTTCTGTGCCCATTTTAGCCTTTGGCATCTTATCAGCGCTGCTTCATGACCTCAATCATGCGCTCACGATAGCCAGCGGATTATTTGCGCTCGTTTACTTAGGACTTGGGCTATTTTTTGTCAAAAAAAGCGGTCGCTTTGAGCCAATCAGCGAAGGTATGCTCGCGCTTGGTGGCGGCTTTTTGGCGCTGATGATTCCGATTGCTTTTGATGCCAAATGGGTGGCGTTTGGCTGGTCGGTTCAAGGCTTAGCGCTCGTTTGGTTTGGCAGGCAAAGCCTTCGCGCTTGGGCGGTGCTGTTTGGTTTGGCGCTGCAAGGGCTTAGCATGTTATGGCTTTGGGAAAATTCAACGGTGTCGCCACCGCTATTGTCATTAAGCGTTTCGGCGCTGAGCTTTTTGGCGACAGCCTTTATTTTACGCTCGGCAAATTCGCCAGTGCCCTTATTTAATAGTTTAAATTTAGAACATAATCGCGAAAGCCAAAACCCCTTAGACCCTGATTTTTATCGCAGCAACGTTTGGCTATCGGGAATTAATTCTCAAAGCTTTGCGGTCAATTTACTTTGGAAAAGTCCAAGGTTTATCAGCTTCTTAACGCTAGTTGCCACCGCTTGGCTGATTTACGTGTTGGCTGTCGATATTGATGATTGGTCGGCGGCGCTTGAGTTATCAGGGTCAATGACTGCTGCATTAGCACTTTTAATCAGCCTTGCCGGATTTTGGGTAATCAACCGCTATCAAGGTTGGCGCGAGGTCAGCCGATTGACGCATGGCTTATTATTGCTGTTTTATTTGGCGCTGATTGTTCAGCTTCCGCAGCATTACGAGTTTCACCACTTTTGGCAGGGCGCGGCTTGGCTGATTTGGGGCGTTTTGATTCTCGGTTGGGCACTACTTGCTCAAGCTTGGCTTAAATTTTGGTTTGAATCAAACGAATTACGTCGTTATGATGGCGCAAGTTGGCTTGGCACAGGGATTTTGGTGGCGGCAAGTTTGGCGCATTATCAGCTTGCGCCCTCGGACGGCGTGATGGCAATGCTTGTCACGACCTTACTGTTAACCTTTGGGCTTTGGCAATCGTCCAATCAAATTGGTAAGGCAAGCCATGTTTTTCAAAAGCCCATTTGGTTTGATTGGTCAAGCGCTTGGCTAGGTTGCGCTAAAGTTTTTGCGCCAGTTATCCTAATTTGGATAATAGTAACCAGCTGGTCTTATGACGGCGTGATTTGGGGTTTGCCGTATATTCCGCTACTCAATTTTTATGACATAACGACGATTTTAGCGCTGATTTTAGGCGTATTAACATGGCGCGCCAGCCAGCCTACAGGCGATGCTCCCGATTTGCCGCAGCCACTATTGATTGCGCTTGCCCTGACCAGTTTTTGGGCGCTGTCGAGCATTTTGGTGCGCTCCTTACATGCATTTATTGGCACGCCGCTTTGGGACGGCGGCGCTTGGGAAAGCTCGCAGGTGCAAACGGGGCTGACCATACTTTGGACGCTGATTGCCCTAGTTGCTACTATTACCGCAAGTCGCTATTTGGCGCGCTCGCTTTGGTTTTTAGGAATTGGGCTACTTGCTGCCGTGGTGATAAAACTGGTGCTGATTGATTTGTCGCAAATTGAAGCCATTTGGCGGGTGATGTCATTCTTAGGTGCAGGAAGTTTGATTTTACTTATCGGTTACCTTGCGCCCATTCCGCCTGCTCGTCACCACAACACCGATTAA
- the ylqF gene encoding ribosome biogenesis GTPase YlqF: MTTTTMIQWFPGHMNKARNEIKEMMPQMDIIIEVLDARIPYSSDNPMIGKLRGDKPVIKILNKADLADPELTQAWMDFFETESGVKTLAFDNNKGEDIHKIISLCQTMVAGKAASGRQIKAMIMGIPNVGKSTLINTLAGRTVAKTGNEPAVTKSQQLIKLDAGIMLYDTPGMLWPKVENAHSGYRLAATGGVKDTAFDFSDVASYTAEYLLSAYPELLKARYKLEELPKTDWEFFELAGRARGLLKKGGVVDTYRMSEILVNELRAGQIGKITLETPAMREVEEIEVAQLRVAAEEKKKAKEEEKRLRRLKTKKNRK, encoded by the coding sequence ATGACCACCACCACGATGATTCAATGGTTTCCGGGGCACATGAACAAGGCGCGCAACGAGATTAAAGAGATGATGCCGCAAATGGACATCATCATTGAGGTGCTCGACGCGCGAATCCCGTACAGCAGCGACAATCCGATGATTGGTAAACTTCGCGGTGACAAGCCGGTGATTAAAATTTTAAACAAAGCCGACCTTGCCGACCCTGAGTTAACCCAAGCTTGGATGGACTTTTTTGAAACGGAATCTGGGGTAAAAACGCTGGCGTTTGACAACAATAAAGGTGAGGACATTCACAAAATTATCAGCCTTTGCCAAACGATGGTTGCAGGAAAAGCCGCTAGCGGTCGGCAAATCAAAGCCATGATTATGGGAATTCCCAACGTTGGCAAATCAACCTTGATTAACACCTTAGCCGGTCGCACCGTCGCTAAAACCGGCAACGAGCCTGCCGTCACCAAATCGCAGCAGCTCATCAAACTTGACGCTGGCATCATGCTTTATGATACCCCTGGAATGCTTTGGCCAAAGGTCGAAAACGCCCATTCTGGCTACCGTTTGGCGGCAACGGGCGGCGTTAAAGACACCGCGTTTGACTTTAGCGACGTGGCAAGCTACACCGCCGAGTATTTGCTTAGCGCCTACCCTGAACTCTTAAAAGCGCGCTATAAACTTGAAGAACTGCCAAAAACCGACTGGGAATTTTTTGAATTGGCGGGGCGCGCGCGTGGACTATTAAAAAAAGGCGGCGTTGTCGATACTTACCGGATGTCAGAAATCTTAGTGAATGAGCTTCGCGCGGGACAAATTGGCAAAATCACCCTTGAAACCCCTGCCATGCGTGAAGTTGAAGAAATTGAGGTGGCACAATTGCGAGTTGCCGCCGAGGAAAAAAAGAAAGCAAAGGAGGAAGAAAAACGCTTGCGCCGATTAAAAACCAAGAAGAATCGGAAGTAG
- a CDS encoding GIY-YIG nuclease family protein, whose protein sequence is MSQTAKTIQIYLPKGNPRGLRVAEMTTRTVRLIEIPRVDIHDFFARDDANQVGLYFLLSDSDDLSRPKLYIGQTGELKRRLSQHHIDTKKEFWTRAFVMLSTNNTMTQTHALYLEHKAIKTAQEVGRYDLQNGNHGNRPHTPDPLKADCEELFYTLDVLLSTLGQPVFESLTFDKSIEAVINNTADLDSATNGFDNKKSSQFEISPDALDTQSLLNQELPKQESPTLFYCKTKNADAKGYFNEDGFVILAGSIIRKSSTSSLGSWAINEKAKLVKENKLIDGKGDTYQLTCNHLFKTPSGAGQFATGRPTNGWVEWKNKDGQTLDSVYR, encoded by the coding sequence ATGAGCCAAACCGCCAAAACCATTCAAATCTATTTACCAAAAGGCAATCCGCGCGGACTTCGCGTTGCTGAAATGACCACGCGAACCGTTCGCTTGATTGAAATTCCGCGCGTTGACATTCACGATTTTTTTGCTCGCGACGATGCCAATCAAGTTGGGCTTTATTTTTTGCTCAGTGACAGCGACGATTTGAGCCGACCTAAGCTTTATATCGGGCAAACAGGCGAGCTAAAACGGCGCTTATCACAGCATCATATCGATACCAAAAAAGAGTTTTGGACGCGCGCCTTTGTCATGCTGTCAACCAACAACACGATGACCCAAACTCACGCCCTATATCTTGAGCATAAAGCCATCAAAACCGCGCAAGAGGTTGGTCGTTATGATTTGCAAAATGGCAATCATGGCAACCGACCGCATACGCCCGACCCGCTAAAAGCCGATTGCGAGGAGCTGTTTTATACGCTTGATGTATTATTATCAACGCTTGGTCAGCCGGTTTTTGAATCGCTAACTTTTGATAAAAGCATTGAGGCAGTTATTAATAATACTGCCGATTTGGATAGCGCCACAAACGGTTTTGATAATAAAAAGAGCTCACAGTTCGAAATATCACCTGATGCACTGGATACGCAGAGCTTGCTAAATCAAGAATTACCCAAGCAAGAATCGCCCACCCTTTTTTATTGTAAAACCAAAAATGCCGATGCTAAAGGTTATTTCAACGAAGATGGCTTTGTTATTTTAGCAGGGTCAATCATTCGCAAATCCTCAACCTCATCATTAGGCAGTTGGGCAATAAATGAAAAAGCAAAACTGGTCAAAGAAAATAAGCTTATTGACGGCAAAGGCGACACTTATCAGCTAACCTGTAATCATTTGTTCAAAACGCCAAGCGGCGCAGGGCAATTTGCCACCGGACGCCCTACCAACGGTTGGGTCGAGTGGAAAAATAAAGACGGTCAAACCTTAGACAGCGTTTACCGCTAA